From the genome of Segatella hominis, one region includes:
- the dnaK gene encoding molecular chaperone DnaK, with protein MGKVIGIDLGTTNSCVAVFEGSEPVVIANSEGKRTTPSVVGFVKDGDRKVGDPAKRQAITNPKNTVYSIKRFMGETYAQSQKEAEAMPYTVVNEGGYPRVEIEGRKYTPQEISAMVLQKMKKTAEDYLGQEVTDAVITVPAYFSDSQRQATKEAGQIAGLNVQRIVNEPTAAALAYGVDKANKDMKIAVFDLGGGTFDISILEFGGGVFEVLSTNGDTHLGGDDFDQVIINWLADGFKAEEGVDLRKDPMAMQRLKEAAEKAKIELSSSTSTEINLPYITAVDGMPKHLVKTLTRAQFEQLAHNLIQACLVPCQNAIRDAKLSTSDIDEVILVGGSSRIPAVQTLVKNYFGKEPSKGVNPDEVVAVGAAIQGAILNKEEGVGDIVLLDVTPLTLGIETMGGVMTKLIDANTTIPCKKSEVFSTAADNQTEVTIHVLQGERPMAAQNKSIGQFNLTGIAPARRGVPQIEVTFDIDANGILNVSAKDKATGKEQSIRIEASSGLSEDEINRMKAEAEQNAAADKAEREKIDKMNQADSMIFTTENFLKDNGDKIPADKKPGIEQALQQLKDAHKAGDVAAIDTAINNLNTVMQAASQQMYQGGQQAGPGAQGAQGGQQAQGGNGGAQDVQDADFEEVK; from the coding sequence ATGGGAAAAGTAATTGGAATTGACTTGGGTACCACAAACAGTTGTGTTGCCGTTTTCGAAGGTAGCGAACCAGTTGTAATCGCTAATAGTGAAGGTAAGCGTACTACTCCATCAGTAGTAGGTTTCGTTAAGGATGGTGATCGCAAGGTAGGTGATCCTGCTAAGCGTCAGGCCATCACAAACCCTAAGAACACTGTATATTCTATCAAGCGTTTCATGGGTGAGACATACGCTCAGAGCCAGAAAGAGGCTGAGGCAATGCCTTACACAGTAGTAAACGAGGGTGGTTATCCACGTGTTGAAATCGAGGGTCGCAAATATACTCCACAGGAGATTTCTGCAATGGTTCTTCAGAAGATGAAGAAGACCGCTGAGGATTATCTCGGACAGGAGGTTACAGATGCAGTTATTACAGTTCCTGCTTACTTCTCTGACTCACAGCGTCAGGCTACTAAGGAGGCTGGTCAGATTGCAGGCTTGAACGTTCAGCGTATTGTCAATGAGCCTACAGCTGCTGCTTTGGCTTATGGTGTTGACAAGGCTAACAAGGATATGAAGATCGCCGTATTCGACTTGGGTGGTGGTACATTCGATATCTCTATCTTGGAGTTCGGTGGCGGTGTATTCGAGGTTCTTTCTACCAATGGTGATACTCACCTCGGTGGTGATGACTTCGACCAGGTAATCATCAACTGGTTGGCTGATGGCTTCAAGGCTGAGGAAGGCGTAGATCTCCGCAAGGACCCTATGGCTATGCAGCGTTTGAAGGAAGCTGCTGAGAAGGCTAAGATTGAGTTGTCAAGCTCTACATCTACCGAAATCAACTTGCCTTACATCACAGCCGTTGACGGTATGCCTAAGCACTTGGTTAAGACTTTGACTCGTGCACAGTTCGAGCAGTTGGCTCACAACTTGATTCAGGCTTGTCTCGTACCTTGCCAGAATGCTATTCGTGATGCTAAGCTCTCTACATCAGATATCGATGAGGTTATCTTGGTTGGTGGTTCAAGCCGTATCCCAGCCGTTCAGACACTCGTTAAGAACTACTTCGGCAAGGAGCCTTCTAAGGGTGTAAATCCTGATGAGGTTGTTGCAGTTGGTGCAGCTATCCAGGGTGCCATCTTGAATAAGGAAGAGGGTGTTGGCGACATCGTATTGCTCGACGTTACTCCATTGACTCTCGGTATCGAGACTATGGGTGGTGTGATGACTAAGCTCATCGATGCTAATACAACTATCCCTTGCAAGAAGAGCGAGGTGTTCTCTACTGCAGCTGATAACCAGACAGAGGTTACCATCCACGTATTGCAGGGTGAGCGTCCAATGGCAGCTCAGAACAAGAGTATCGGTCAGTTCAACTTGACAGGTATTGCTCCAGCTCGTCGTGGTGTTCCTCAGATTGAGGTTACCTTCGATATCGATGCTAACGGTATCTTGAACGTATCTGCTAAGGATAAGGCTACCGGTAAGGAGCAGAGCATCCGCATCGAGGCTTCATCTGGCTTGAGCGAGGATGAGATCAACCGCATGAAGGCTGAGGCTGAGCAGAATGCTGCTGCTGATAAGGCTGAGCGCGAGAAGATTGACAAGATGAACCAGGCAGACTCTATGATCTTCACCACCGAGAACTTCTTGAAGGATAACGGTGATAAGATTCCTGCAGACAAGAAGCCAGGTATCGAGCAGGCATTGCAGCAGTTGAAGGATGCTCACAAGGCTGGTGATGTTGCAGCTATCGATACTGCCATCAACAACTTGAACACCGTAATGCAGGCAGCTTCTCAGCAGATGTATCAGGGTGGTCAGCAGGCTGGTCCTGGTGCACAGGGTGCTCAGGGCGGTCAGCAGGCACAGGGCGGCAATGGTGGCGCTCAGGATGTTCAGGACGCTGACTTCGAGGAGGTTAAGTAA
- a CDS encoding DUF4861 domain-containing protein, translated as MMTKTNMMKSVMMLLAIAGSNYSYAQQATVVVSNTTAAQRMELVEVSMADVKAKLSNATPGKGQAYVVKNTRGQQIGSQITHDGKLLIDASVRPHSAATFYISIEKPYPQKVWTTGALYKMRKDDLAWENDRCAYRVYGPALQRSGERSFGTDVWVKNTPDTVVNIRYIKNQKAWENMCRVDAKKKAIEKQLKTEKNPTKIAKLKDQIKAVEAEGKEGNIRNSFHLDQGNGLDPYRVGATLGLGAPSLMIGNEQILPYCYKDYKILDNGPLRFTVELTYNPSTVGDQKNVVEHRIISLDKGSNFNKMTVWYDGLTHPTDFATGFPIHEEDTETKTFAKDYVSYADPTDNMEGNQSQVYVGVLFPYGIDNTYYQLFDKKHDGATGHALGIKTGLKDGEKFSYYFGAAWSKYDVRSYTEWQIRIKDYLEALKTPLKVEIK; from the coding sequence ATGATGACAAAAACCAACATGATGAAGAGTGTCATGATGCTCTTGGCGATAGCCGGTTCCAACTACAGCTATGCCCAGCAAGCAACTGTGGTAGTAAGCAACACAACTGCTGCCCAGCGAATGGAACTCGTAGAAGTAAGCATGGCTGATGTGAAAGCTAAGCTATCAAATGCAACTCCTGGCAAAGGACAGGCTTATGTGGTAAAGAATACCCGCGGACAGCAAATCGGTTCACAGATTACCCACGATGGTAAGTTGCTCATCGACGCCAGTGTGCGTCCTCATAGCGCAGCTACCTTCTATATCAGCATAGAGAAGCCATATCCTCAGAAAGTATGGACTACAGGCGCTCTCTATAAGATGAGAAAGGACGACCTGGCTTGGGAGAACGACCGATGCGCCTATCGTGTTTACGGACCAGCATTGCAGCGTTCTGGCGAGCGCTCTTTCGGCACTGATGTTTGGGTAAAGAACACGCCTGATACGGTGGTAAACATCCGATACATCAAGAACCAGAAAGCCTGGGAAAACATGTGCAGAGTGGATGCAAAGAAAAAGGCAATAGAAAAGCAACTCAAAACAGAGAAAAATCCTACTAAGATTGCCAAACTCAAAGATCAGATTAAGGCTGTAGAAGCAGAAGGAAAAGAGGGTAATATCCGCAACTCATTCCACCTCGACCAGGGCAACGGACTCGACCCATATCGCGTAGGTGCTACTTTGGGTCTCGGTGCACCAAGTCTTATGATTGGTAACGAACAGATATTACCTTATTGCTATAAGGATTACAAGATCTTAGACAATGGTCCTCTCAGATTTACCGTTGAACTGACCTACAATCCTTCTACCGTGGGCGATCAGAAGAACGTAGTAGAACACCGTATCATCTCTCTCGACAAGGGCAGCAACTTCAATAAGATGACAGTCTGGTATGATGGTCTCACCCACCCTACCGACTTTGCTACAGGTTTCCCTATCCATGAGGAAGATACCGAGACTAAAACTTTCGCAAAAGACTACGTAAGTTATGCAGACCCTACCGACAATATGGAAGGTAACCAGTCTCAGGTATATGTAGGTGTACTCTTCCCTTATGGCATTGACAATACCTACTACCAGCTTTTCGATAAGAAGCACGACGGCGCTACCGGTCATGCGTTAGGCATCAAGACTGGCTTGAAGGACGGAGAAAAGTTCAGCTATTACTTCGGAGCTGCATGGAGCAAATATGATGTTCGCAGCTATACAGAATGGCAGATTCGCATCAAGGATTATCTTGAAGCATTGAAAACTCCGCTAAAAGTTGAGATCAAGTAA
- a CDS encoding peptidylprolyl isomerase: protein MAKVLIKTSEGDIKVRLYDETPQHRDNFIKLAKEGYFDGTLFHRVIKDFMIQGGDPESKNAPKGKMLGTGGPDYTIPAEFVYPQLFHKRGALSAARLGDEVNPERESSGSQFYIVWGKTYKMNELKQMEKQMGMQMEQNIFNQLAKEHHDEIMNFRRNRDRQGLMELQDQLVDETKKRCKEEGYPKFTDEQVKTYTEMGGTPFLDNQYTVFGEVEEGLDVVEKIQNCETLRGDRPKEDISMVVSLIEE, encoded by the coding sequence ATGGCAAAAGTATTGATTAAGACTTCTGAAGGCGATATCAAAGTACGCCTTTATGATGAGACCCCTCAACATCGCGACAACTTTATCAAGTTGGCTAAAGAGGGATATTTCGACGGCACTCTCTTCCATCGTGTCATCAAGGATTTCATGATTCAGGGCGGTGATCCGGAGAGTAAGAATGCTCCTAAGGGCAAAATGTTAGGAACAGGTGGTCCTGACTACACGATTCCTGCAGAATTTGTTTATCCTCAACTTTTCCATAAGCGTGGCGCACTGAGCGCTGCGAGATTGGGAGATGAGGTAAATCCTGAGCGCGAAAGCAGCGGAAGCCAGTTCTATATCGTATGGGGAAAAACCTACAAGATGAATGAACTCAAGCAGATGGAGAAACAGATGGGCATGCAGATGGAGCAAAACATATTCAACCAGCTTGCCAAAGAACACCACGATGAGATCATGAACTTCCGTCGCAACCGCGACCGCCAGGGATTGATGGAATTGCAGGATCAGCTGGTGGATGAAACCAAGAAACGCTGCAAGGAGGAAGGTTACCCTAAATTTACCGATGAACAGGTGAAAACCTACACCGAGATGGGCGGTACTCCTTTCCTTGACAACCAATATACTGTATTCGGCGAAGTAGAAGAAGGTCTCGACGTCGTGGAGAAAATCCAGAATTGCGAGACGCTCAGAGGTGATCGTCCGAAAGAGGATATCAGCATGGTAGTTTCCCTTATCGAGGAATAA
- a CDS encoding RNA-binding domain-containing protein translates to MIELELQQYLLREYPQENAHCEWKEFKNLKNSFCGDEKDDVVSYVSAISNMEGGHLVIGVKDKTLEIVGTDISRLTFNGQPANTQSATFKLTEQCTYLSSEGLSIEEFITDDTNKRIWIIHIPKHLPRRPVLAHKKAWQRIEDSLVELTQERMAVILEEPIYAAKDWSAEIVPDATMDDLDEVATAKARMMFKKVHSRIPAEEVNAWNVQTFLSKCGLTRNGGITRAAIILLGKYESAFKLRPAVVQVTWTRRDKNQEVVDYEHFTVPFILTVDEILSKIENLTLREMPGGTLFPDTMKQYDDYTIREALHNCIAHQDYTLQQRINFVENPGYLYYSNAGTFIPGTLENVLRNEEPQTHFRNECLCRAMVDFNMIDTVSRGIKKMFNEQWRRHFPMPDYEIDQIKKKVVVRIYGNEINKRYTDLLKTNDTLSLWDCISLDAVQKGRTIHEDVAHDLLKRGLIEGEAPHYSISLSIAKNTHQLPSYTKTKGLDKEKLRQMVLQYLGNAGDEGAKRDSIYEYLKDVLPANKTEEQQLRYVGRLLVELNEEKQIDRIGLKWILKDYNRSV, encoded by the coding sequence ATGATAGAACTCGAACTACAACAATACCTCCTTCGCGAGTACCCACAAGAAAATGCTCACTGCGAATGGAAGGAATTTAAGAATCTGAAGAACTCGTTCTGTGGGGACGAGAAAGATGATGTCGTTTCCTACGTGTCAGCTATCTCTAACATGGAGGGAGGACATCTTGTGATAGGTGTAAAAGATAAAACGTTGGAAATAGTCGGAACTGATATTTCGAGACTTACTTTCAATGGACAACCAGCTAACACGCAGTCGGCAACGTTCAAACTCACAGAACAATGCACTTATCTTTCATCTGAAGGTCTAAGCATTGAGGAGTTTATAACCGATGATACAAATAAGCGAATATGGATAATACATATTCCAAAGCACTTGCCTCGTCGCCCTGTCCTTGCCCACAAGAAGGCATGGCAACGCATAGAAGATTCGTTGGTGGAATTGACCCAAGAAAGAATGGCTGTCATTCTTGAAGAACCAATCTATGCAGCGAAGGACTGGTCTGCAGAAATTGTACCTGATGCTACAATGGACGATTTGGATGAGGTAGCTACTGCCAAGGCTCGAATGATGTTCAAGAAAGTCCATAGTCGCATACCTGCAGAAGAAGTGAATGCTTGGAATGTTCAAACATTCTTAAGCAAGTGTGGATTGACAAGAAATGGTGGCATAACTCGGGCTGCTATCATTTTGTTGGGCAAATATGAATCGGCTTTCAAACTGCGTCCTGCAGTTGTACAGGTTACTTGGACACGGCGAGACAAGAATCAGGAAGTGGTTGACTACGAACACTTCACCGTACCTTTTATATTAACGGTGGACGAAATCCTATCAAAGATTGAGAATCTGACATTACGTGAAATGCCTGGAGGTACACTTTTCCCCGACACGATGAAACAGTATGATGACTACACCATTCGTGAGGCACTTCATAACTGTATTGCCCATCAAGACTACACTCTTCAACAGCGTATCAATTTCGTGGAGAATCCAGGATATCTGTATTATTCCAATGCTGGCACATTCATTCCTGGAACTTTGGAGAATGTTTTGAGGAACGAAGAGCCTCAGACGCATTTCCGTAATGAATGCCTGTGTAGGGCTATGGTAGATTTCAACATGATAGATACCGTAAGCCGTGGTATCAAGAAAATGTTCAATGAGCAATGGCGCAGACATTTTCCTATGCCAGACTATGAGATTGACCAAATCAAGAAAAAAGTCGTTGTCCGCATTTATGGCAATGAAATCAACAAACGATACACTGATTTGTTGAAGACCAATGACACCCTTTCACTTTGGGATTGCATCTCGCTTGATGCTGTACAAAAAGGCAGAACCATTCATGAAGATGTAGCACATGACTTGCTCAAACGTGGACTGATAGAAGGGGAGGCTCCGCATTACAGCATTTCTCTTAGCATTGCCAAGAACACTCACCAGCTGCCTTCTTACACAAAAACAAAAGGACTGGATAAGGAGAAGTTGCGCCAAATGGTTCTACAATATCTCGGCAATGCAGGAGATGAAGGTGCCAAACGAGATAGTATATACGAATATCTGAAGGATGTACTACCAGCCAATAAGACGGAGGAACAACAACTTCGTTATGTTGGCAGACTATTAGTAGAATTGAATGAAGAAAAACAGATAGACAGAATCGGGTTAAAGTGGATATTGAAAGACTACAATCGGTCGGTTTAA
- a CDS encoding ATP-dependent helicase, translating into MTDYRLNTKQQEAVEATEGRVKVVAGAGSGKTSVLVHRYAYLINELGINPDNILCMTFTNKAAAEMKNRIAKLTNSYNVNDFVCTIHGFCVKFIRKEGYRIGFPKNFYILDEEDEKALAIQVMDECGIRRSEETVKGFLRDIRGGKSNSPYISDLWIGKTENISSYSESFCKYVMKQLKFFSLDFEDLIKLTIYILKKFDEARLFWQDKLNYIMIDEAQDCNVDEWRIVKILAAFYQNLFIVGDPDQCIYEWRGAKPEYYVSFEADKLIILDENYRSTPNILNVANSIIVHNKMRIKKNLTTNLIEGKIVLHYHGKDEKDESDWIAKQIKNLIDAGTTPKDFAILYRASYLSRSIEQALVKKDLKYTIWGGIRFFERKEIKDSLAYLKLLAFEDDLSFIRIINLPKRSFGKASMEKLQAIAEEKQCSLMDALRQNIDRPEFNKEPLKKFLALFKKAKKLSNKVSLSDLFDYMLTESGLKEELRFTADEERLENIAELASSIKNYEELNENEDDVTLETYLQDIALYTNADYKKEGTSIKLMTIHQSKGLEFPYVFVCGLSEGIFPSHRSIRERRKNGEEEERRLMYVAVTRAEKALFLTESEGFNRATKSNKYPSRFLMEIGDNLLKVEGNIDPALLEGTKSLVKQIDEEITLHTNSTKFAVGDKVEHKVFGIGEIIEAIPERDSYKVLFEKGKRNLVGRVLRHI; encoded by the coding sequence ATGACAGACTATAGATTAAATACAAAGCAACAGGAAGCAGTTGAGGCAACAGAGGGACGAGTTAAAGTTGTTGCTGGTGCAGGATCGGGAAAAACTTCTGTACTTGTTCATCGCTATGCATATCTCATAAATGAGTTAGGAATAAATCCTGATAATATATTGTGCATGACATTTACCAATAAGGCTGCAGCCGAAATGAAAAATCGCATCGCAAAATTGACGAATTCGTATAATGTCAATGATTTCGTATGCACAATTCACGGTTTTTGTGTAAAGTTCATACGTAAAGAAGGATACCGTATCGGTTTTCCAAAGAACTTTTATATTTTGGATGAAGAGGATGAGAAGGCTCTCGCTATTCAAGTTATGGACGAATGTGGAATAAGGCGAAGTGAAGAAACCGTAAAAGGCTTCTTGAGAGATATTCGGGGAGGTAAAAGTAATTCTCCTTATATTTCAGACTTATGGATTGGAAAAACAGAAAATATTTCATCTTATTCAGAATCGTTTTGCAAATATGTAATGAAGCAACTGAAGTTTTTTAGCTTAGATTTCGAAGATTTGATAAAACTAACAATCTACATATTGAAAAAATTTGATGAAGCACGTCTTTTTTGGCAGGATAAACTGAACTATATCATGATTGATGAAGCACAGGATTGTAATGTTGATGAATGGAGAATCGTTAAAATACTTGCTGCTTTTTACCAAAATCTTTTCATTGTGGGTGACCCTGATCAATGTATATATGAATGGAGAGGTGCAAAACCAGAGTATTATGTAAGTTTTGAAGCTGACAAACTAATTATTTTAGATGAGAATTATCGTTCAACGCCCAATATACTCAACGTTGCCAATTCAATAATTGTACACAACAAGATGCGTATCAAAAAGAATTTGACAACAAATCTAATTGAAGGGAAGATAGTGTTGCACTATCATGGCAAAGATGAGAAAGACGAGAGCGATTGGATTGCAAAACAGATAAAAAACTTGATTGATGCAGGGACAACTCCTAAAGACTTTGCTATACTTTATCGTGCCTCTTATTTGTCACGTTCTATAGAGCAAGCTCTTGTGAAAAAAGATTTAAAATATACAATATGGGGCGGAATACGTTTCTTTGAAAGAAAGGAGATAAAAGACTCATTAGCCTACCTTAAACTCTTAGCTTTTGAAGATGATTTGTCTTTCATTAGGATAATCAACCTTCCGAAGCGTTCATTTGGCAAAGCATCTATGGAAAAACTTCAAGCAATAGCCGAAGAAAAGCAATGTTCGTTGATGGATGCATTGCGTCAGAACATAGATAGACCTGAGTTCAACAAGGAGCCTTTGAAAAAATTCTTGGCTCTCTTTAAAAAAGCCAAGAAGTTATCTAATAAAGTCTCTTTATCAGACCTCTTTGATTATATGCTAACAGAAAGCGGCTTAAAAGAAGAACTTCGCTTTACTGCTGATGAGGAAAGACTAGAGAACATCGCAGAGTTAGCATCTTCAATTAAAAATTATGAGGAGTTGAATGAAAATGAAGATGATGTAACTTTGGAAACTTATCTTCAAGATATTGCATTATATACTAATGCAGATTATAAGAAAGAAGGAACTTCGATTAAATTAATGACGATCCACCAATCAAAAGGTTTAGAGTTTCCATATGTATTTGTTTGTGGGTTAAGTGAAGGTATTTTCCCAAGTCATCGCTCCATTCGTGAACGTAGAAAAAATGGAGAAGAGGAAGAACGTCGCCTTATGTATGTAGCAGTAACGCGAGCTGAAAAAGCCCTATTTCTTACAGAATCAGAAGGCTTTAATCGTGCTACAAAATCAAATAAATATCCCTCAAGGTTCCTTATGGAGATTGGTGATAATCTACTGAAAGTTGAAGGGAATATAGATCCAGCTTTACTAGAAGGAACAAAAAGTCTTGTGAAACAAATAGATGAAGAAATAACCTTGCACACCAATAGCACAAAATTTGCTGTTGGTGACAAGGTTGAACATAAGGTCTTTGGTATAGGAGAAATTATAGAGGCTATACCAGAAAGAGATTCCTACAAAGTGTTATTTGAAAAAGGAAAACGGAACTTAGTAGGTAGGGTATTAAGACACATATAA
- a CDS encoding ATP-dependent helicase codes for MDISHLNKQQQLAICSTEGKVRVIAGAGTGKTLVLVNRYAYLVNVLGIDPHNILCLTFTNKASQEMRSRLTDMFGIDIKDSFVGTLHSFCLNFLRNNYAQVGLSEGFTVMDREDCVALAKDVLKEKRGAKSFVYEISDWKYSIKNDYIKIIDNARKQGKGDSFSNPKCQFVCRQQEMNMADYDDLLLYTYSILMSNKEICQEWSEKFDYIMVDEAQDCSMVDWSIINKLSSVSGNLFVVRDPDQCIYQWRGAAPRYLVEFRPDVDIILNENYRSTQSILNVANDVISHNKMRVPKDLYSKKDKGAKSELFYLQNDNKEGEEIAHLIEKEHKIEPYNKMAILYRNSSVSNHIERALTSAKIPYTIWGGVRFYERREIKDILAYLRLVTSKDDLAFKRIINVPSRHIGPASLNKIIQTASEHNVCLFDALPYAELKMDKKKSLIRFKDDINNLIRFSSTESIADLISKIVEMFQLKEWYENDEDRIENIEELKRSAILYMTKMKNQNKQFDLKGFLQDISLYTNVDKEFTNDTIRLMTIHQSKGLEFSCVFLCGLTDGILPSIRTIEESGNIGMEEERRLMYVALTRAKSKLYLTCAKGFSYYGEMNPSRFLNEINQKYLDIHMDMEDKNTTNEDGIISDISDVGHIQKSVQTNISTINYIFGPYKHGDIVKHYKYGICEFDKYIDSQRCTIVQRTRSINVMISQLFKINKENFNFMKGQYVECPGLGVCRYVRDLYALTCIVEHNGHECSASKYDLHKVDENSFFKYHRKYIVGDIIKYENKFGEVSKCEIEGVKLHLNNNIEDDITLSVATQGIRLVMHPSANKTYWANDNDELRVLAYRKTEKDENGIWIIGEDEKGNEIRLRPSTFLSSKYMVLKKDIAFLKRIYDKISKLNALISSNSSQFSKLNNPFKNLDTPQEGDIIRIRTKYYIFIAMRAGKLVCKKLSSQKQLEITCENMEIIVCPNDSMFYKDKNKYYYFDGFRVVGSHLQLAGVIIERGKCKPSYIDIRKMSINTMEVCSEKDFWENCKDKVGYVTYRFKIK; via the coding sequence ATGGATATTTCGCATTTGAATAAACAACAACAATTAGCCATCTGTTCAACAGAAGGAAAAGTACGAGTGATAGCTGGTGCTGGTACAGGTAAAACACTTGTACTTGTAAATCGCTATGCTTATTTAGTCAATGTTTTAGGAATCGACCCACATAATATATTATGCCTTACATTTACCAACAAAGCGTCCCAAGAAATGAGGAGCCGCCTTACTGATATGTTTGGAATAGACATAAAGGATAGTTTTGTCGGAACATTGCATAGCTTCTGCTTGAATTTTCTTAGAAATAACTATGCCCAGGTAGGATTATCGGAAGGCTTTACAGTTATGGACAGGGAAGACTGCGTGGCTTTGGCAAAAGATGTTTTGAAGGAGAAACGTGGTGCTAAAAGTTTTGTTTATGAAATTTCAGATTGGAAATATTCTATTAAAAACGATTATATTAAAATCATAGACAATGCAAGGAAGCAAGGAAAAGGTGATTCCTTTTCAAATCCAAAGTGTCAGTTCGTTTGCAGACAACAAGAAATGAATATGGCTGATTATGATGATTTGCTTCTATATACATATTCCATACTAATGAGCAATAAAGAAATATGCCAAGAATGGTCAGAGAAATTTGACTATATCATGGTAGACGAAGCTCAAGATTGTAGTATGGTAGACTGGAGTATTATTAATAAATTATCTTCTGTATCTGGGAATTTATTTGTTGTTAGAGATCCTGATCAGTGCATATATCAATGGCGTGGTGCTGCTCCACGATATCTTGTTGAGTTCAGACCGGATGTTGATATTATTCTTAACGAAAACTATCGTTCTACCCAGAGTATTTTGAATGTAGCTAATGATGTAATTTCTCATAATAAAATGAGAGTGCCTAAGGATCTGTATTCAAAAAAAGACAAGGGGGCAAAGTCTGAATTATTCTACCTACAAAATGATAATAAAGAAGGTGAAGAGATTGCGCATCTTATAGAAAAGGAACACAAAATTGAACCTTACAACAAGATGGCTATCCTTTATAGAAACTCTTCTGTTTCTAATCACATAGAGCGAGCTCTTACTTCTGCCAAGATTCCATATACAATATGGGGTGGTGTGCGTTTTTATGAAAGAAGGGAAATTAAAGACATCTTAGCTTATTTGAGATTGGTCACTTCAAAAGACGATTTGGCTTTTAAAAGAATCATTAATGTACCATCAAGACATATTGGTCCAGCTAGTCTTAATAAAATTATACAAACAGCAAGTGAACATAATGTATGTCTGTTTGACGCATTGCCTTATGCTGAATTGAAAATGGACAAGAAAAAGAGTCTGATAAGATTTAAAGACGATATAAATAATCTCATTAGGTTTTCTTCTACAGAATCTATTGCGGATTTGATAAGCAAGATAGTTGAGATGTTTCAATTGAAGGAATGGTATGAAAACGACGAAGACCGCATTGAGAATATAGAAGAACTGAAACGTTCTGCTATATTGTACATGACCAAAATGAAGAATCAAAATAAGCAATTTGACTTAAAAGGTTTCTTACAAGACATATCACTTTATACAAATGTCGATAAAGAATTTACGAACGACACAATTCGGCTGATGACAATACACCAATCTAAAGGTTTGGAGTTTTCTTGTGTTTTTCTGTGTGGATTGACAGATGGAATATTACCAAGTATAAGGACAATAGAAGAATCTGGCAATATTGGTATGGAAGAAGAAAGACGGTTGATGTATGTAGCTTTGACACGCGCAAAAAGTAAGTTATACCTTACATGTGCAAAGGGCTTTTCATATTATGGCGAAATGAATCCATCCAGATTCCTCAATGAAATTAATCAGAAGTATTTAGATATTCATATGGATATGGAAGATAAAAATACGACAAATGAAGATGGCATCATATCCGATATTTCTGATGTTGGACATATTCAGAAGTCAGTCCAAACAAACATATCTACCATTAACTATATTTTTGGGCCATATAAACATGGGGATATCGTCAAACATTATAAGTATGGAATTTGTGAATTTGATAAATATATAGATAGCCAGAGATGTACAATCGTTCAACGCACAAGATCTATAAATGTTATGATTAGTCAACTTTTTAAAATCAATAAGGAGAATTTTAACTTTATGAAAGGACAATATGTTGAATGTCCTGGACTTGGTGTGTGCAGATACGTTAGAGATTTGTATGCTTTAACATGCATTGTGGAACACAATGGGCATGAATGCTCTGCGAGTAAATACGATTTACATAAAGTTGATGAGAATAGTTTCTTTAAGTACCATCGAAAATATATAGTTGGAGATATTATAAAATATGAAAACAAATTTGGTGAAGTGTCAAAATGTGAAATTGAAGGTGTAAAACTTCATTTAAATAATAATATTGAGGATGATATAACATTATCTGTAGCAACACAAGGCATACGTCTTGTCATGCATCCGTCTGCCAATAAAACATATTGGGCAAATGATAATGATGAGTTACGTGTCCTTGCCTATAGAAAGACGGAAAAAGATGAAAATGGGATATGGATAATTGGAGAAGATGAAAAAGGGAACGAGATAAGACTACGTCCAAGTACTTTCTTGTCTTCAAAATATATGGTCTTGAAGAAGGACATTGCTTTTTTGAAACGGATATATGATAAAATATCAAAGTTAAATGCTTTGATAAGTTCTAATTCTTCTCAATTTTCCAAATTGAATAATCCTTTCAAAAACTTAGATACTCCTCAGGAAGGAGATATCATAAGAATTAGGACCAAGTACTACATATTTATAGCGATGAGAGCGGGGAAATTGGTCTGCAAAAAACTTTCTTCTCAAAAACAACTAGAGATAACTTGTGAAAACATGGAAATCATTGTTTGTCCTAATGACAGTATGTTTTATAAAGATAAAAATAAGTATTATTATTTTGATGGGTTTAGGGTTGTTGGTTCGCATCTCCAGTTAGCAGGTGTAATTATCGAAAGAGGTAAATGTAAACCTTCTTATATTGATATTCGAAAAATGAGCATAAACACCATGGAAGTATGCTCCGAAAAAGATTTCTGGGAAAATTGCAAAGACAAAGTGGGTTATGTTACATATCGTTTTAAAATAAAGTGA